GTTATCTATATTTAACGGATGCTTGAAGCTCGAAAACATCAGATAACGGAACTTGAGGTTAATATCCTTTGCAATGTCCTTATCAAAGTTCGCCACTATTTGGATCAGCGCAGCCTCAGTTCTAACCCTCTTACCTATAGGTACGCCATAATTTTTCTGATCCGGAGTGTTGACATACAAATCTTTGTCGACAACGATCGTCTGGCGCAAAGCACCCGGTGCAAAGTCTATGAAAAAATAAGGAACCGGACGAAATTCAATACCTATCGCTTCGGTCAGGTACGCGGGCGACAGAATACCCGACACTTTCTTTTTCACTTGCGATGAATCCGGGCTGTCTGAGTAAATATAACCAGCACCAAACTGTGAAAGAAAGTTAACGTTGGCAAAAAGGCTCCATTTTGAATTCAATTCCCTGTTATACTTGGTATCAAAGAAAATCCTATCAACGTTTTTGCGGCTCAGCTGGCCTTTGTTCCGCACGATACCATATTGGGATTGAAAATCGTTCCTCCAGGAATTCTTACCCTTTTTCTTTTCGTTCAAAGCATTGAAGAACAGCCCCAAAGCGATCGAATTAACGCCGCCACCGGTCCAGTTGGAACTGAAAGAGCCCTGGTTGAGATTGGCTCCGAACTCGATCTTTTTCCAGACTGTATCTCCCGGGGTTTTCAGCCGACCGGCATTAATGGGATTTGAAAGATCAACGTTGTTTTGGGAGAAAGAAGGAAAGCTAAAAAGTAATAAAAGAAGGAAAGAGGCCGCGAGTAAATTTTGAAACTTTACGCTCATGCTTTTCAAGTTTAGTGAGTGAAATCATTGAGTTTTAATATAAAACTATTTCAGAAAGGTTGAGTGTCGCGAGGTTCAAAGAAAGGGATTTTTTGAAAATATTAAAAATTAGCTGAATAGAACTGTTTCCAGATACTTTTTCCTGAGCTTCTCCCTTGATCGCATCAACCTCATTTTCACCGCACTTTCCGTCATTTTAAATATAATTGATATTTCACGGATGCTTCGGTTATCGAGATACTTTAAGTACAAAAGCGCCTTTTCTTCCAGATTAAGATGGCTAAGCGCTGCTTTCAAACTGATGGTATTTATCTCCTCCAGTTCAAAAATTTTTTGAATATCGAAATCATCTTCCTGATCTGCATTTTCAGAATATATGGTTACAATCCGTCTTTTGCCAGATCGCACCAGGTCCATGCAGTGGTTGTAAGTAATCGAAAAGAGCCAGGTTGAAAATTTGGCGTCTTCCTTAAACGTGCTCATTCTGGAAAGCAGTTTAAGAAATATGTCATGTGTAAGGTCCTGGGCCCTGGAAGTGTCTTTTGTAAATGAAAGACATTTTTGATACACTCTGAGCACGTACCGCTCGTAGAGTTTTTGGAAGTAAAAATTGTCGCTGGAATCTAAGAAAAGCTTAACTAATTCTTCGTCAGATGCATGATGCGGGACATAATCGTTAAATAGATTTTCAATCATCCGGTAGTCGAAATATTACTAATAGTGTGTATAACAAAAATAAGAGGGCACTCAATTTTTTGTAAATATTAAAAAACAACGCCTGGTATACAAGTACATACCAGGCGTTGTCAACATTATTTTTCTTTTCAGGAAAGCTTATCCTCCGATTGCCACACGCTTAAAAGACGTAACTGTTAAGCCTTTGCCCGTTTTTTCCAGCAATTGGCGAATTGTCAGAGATGAATCCTTTACAAATTCCTGGTTCAAAAGAGTATTGTCTTTATAGAACTTCTGCAATTTTCCCTGTGCAATTTTTTCAAGCATTGCCTCCGGTTTACCTTCTGCGCGTGCCTGCTCTTTACCTACTTCTATTTCACGCTCGATTGTCGCCGCATCTACTTCATCTTTATCCAGCGCGATGGGCTTCATAGCAGCGATTTGCATCGCCACGTCTTTACCCAGCTCATTAACGTCTGTTCCGTTAACGCCGCCGAATGCTACCAAGACGCCCAATTTGCCATTGGAGTGGATATATGGAACAACCTGATCGGCCGTTACATTTTCATAAGCAACAATTTCAAGTTTCTCTCCCAGTTTACCAACCAGGTCAACAATGTGCTCGCTAACGGGGCGTCCGTCCGCCAAAGGCGCAGAAAGCAATGCTTCTTTGTCAGCAATATTGTCAGCCGATGCTTTGTCCAAAATGCTTTGCGCCAGATTTTTGAAATCTTCAACGTTAGAAACAGGCTCGGTTTCGCAAGCTAGCGCCACCAATTTGCCGTTTGTTCCGTCTGCGCTGATGTTAACCAGTACAGCACCCTCAGATACAGTGTTATCTGCACGCTTTGCAGCCACCTTCTGCCCTTGTTTGCGAAGAATATCAACGGCTTTGTCAAAATCACCATCAGCTTCCTGAAGTGCTTTTTTACAATCCATCATGCCCGCGCCTGTCATTTGGCGGAGTTTGTTTACATCTTGTGCGGTAATTGCCATGATTTGATTTTAATATGTTTATTATTCTTTAAAAAAATGATAGCCCATAGCAAAATGGCTATGGGCTATTTTTATCTAATCAGATACAAACGAGGATTGAAAACCCAGGCCATATCGCCCTAATTATTATTCTTCTCCACCGTCAGCTGCCGCTTCCTCAGCAACTTCTGCACGTGGTGCAGGAGCAGCTTCCTCATTGCCTTTGTCAACCTGACGTTTAGCTTCTTCCTCTTCTACCATGCGCTGATCGTCTTTATCTTGTTTGCGTTCCATCAAACCTTCCTCGATCGCTTTTCCGATTGCCAGCGTGATCAATGAGATTGCTTTGTAAGCATCATCATTACTTGGAATTGGGAAGTCAACCAGTTCTGGGTTTGAATTGGTATCGCAGATCGCAAAGATGGGTATGTTCAATCTTTTTGCTTCTGCAACCGCAATGTGCTCGCGTTTTACATCAACGATGAAAAGGGCAGCAGGAAGACGGGTTAGGTCAGCTACACCACCTAAAACTCTTTCCAGTTTATCCTTTTCACGTGTAAGCATCAGGCGTTCTCTTTTCGCGATATTGCTAACCGTGGTTTCGTCTTTTAGCATCTTCTCAAGAGTCTGCATTTTTTTCAAAGACTTGCGAATAGTACCGAAGTTTGTAAGCATACCACCCAACCAGCGGTCAGTTACGTAAGGCATTTTAAGGCGTTTTGCCTCTTCCGTTACGATTTCCTGCGCTTGTTTTTTAGTAGCAACAAACATGATCTTACGTCCCGAACGAACGATTTGCTTCAACGCAGCCTCAGCGTCATTGATGCAGCTCAGAGTTTTGTTCAGGTCTATGATGTGGATCCCGTTCTTCTCCATGAAGATATATGGAGCCATACGCGGATCCCACTTGCGGGTAAGGTGGCCAAAATGCACACCTGCATCCAATAGTTCTTTATATTCTATTTGTGCCATTGCAGATTAAAATTTTGAATGTTTTTGAAATTACGCAGCACGAAGCATCGGGCACGATAAGCAACGTCTGGACAATTTTCAGTCATTAATTGCGGTCCGCCGCGCGGTCATTCGTTCTCATAAATGGTCATTTGTTGTTTCAAATAATAAAGAACAATACATGACCTAATGAATATGAATGACCACTAATGACCATTTTTTATTAACGTTTCGAGAACTGGAATCTTCTTCTCGCCTTAGCGCGTCCGTATTTCTTACGCTCAACCATACGTGGGTCACGGGTAAGGAATCCTTCTTTTTTAAGGGCGCCGCGGAATTCTCCGTTGTACTCAACCAAAGCGCGGGAAACAGCCATGCGAATTGCTTCTGCCTGACCTGAGATTCCACCACCTCTTACGTTCACTTTAATGTCATAACCATTGCTTCCGCTAATTGTTACGAAAGGCTGCTGAAGAACGATCTGATGAACTTCAAATGGAAAGTATTCCTTGTAATCGCGGCCGTTTACTTTGATATCTCCTTTACCTGGCGTCATATAGATACGAGCCACGGCTGTTTTTCTTCTACCTATTGTGTTGATCACTTCCATGAATTACAACTGGATTTGTTTTGGTTGCTGAGCGCTGTGCGGGTGTTCTGCCGCCGCGTAAACAAACAGGTTTGTAAATAAACGACGTCCCAAACGGTTCTTTGGAAGCATGCCTCTCACGGCTTTCTCGATTACACGCGCAGGGTGTTTTTCGAGCAACTCACGGGGAGTTTGAAAACGTTGACCTCCTGGATAGCCAGTATGACGAACATAAATTTTGTCGGTCATCTTCTTACCTGTCAACTTAATTTTATCGGCGTTGATAACAATTACGTTATCGCCACAATCCACATGAGGGGTGTAACTGGTTTTGTGCTTGCCTCTGATGATTTTAGCAACTTCACTGGCCAAACGACCAAGTACTAAATCCTGAGCATCCACAACAACCCACTCCTTGTTTACTGTGTTTTTGTTCGCCGAGATGGTTTTGTAGCTTAACGTATCCACGATTAACAAAAAATTTAATTGATTTTCAATATATTACACTGTAATAAGACAGTCCCATCGCAAAATGGGAGTGCAAATATAGAGTTTAACAAATTGAATTACAAGTATGTTTTGGAAATTTCGTGCAGTGACAGGGCAGGCCACGGTTTTTAGTGATAAACGAAGTTACACTACCTGCGATCCTGCATTTGTGAACCGGCAGAATCTGAATAAGCCAAATTGAATGAAGACCGGTAGTGCTAGTATATAGGGAAGCTCAATGCCGCATAAGGCAGCCCATAGAAATTGTAAACCCGGCGCTGGCTGTTGTCCAGCAACATTTTATTGCCATTTCTGTCTTTGGTCAAATAGGCTATTTGACCGTGAACATATCCTAACTTCAATCCAAATCTTTTGGTGAGAAATATTCTGGCGTACACCTCAGATTGTCCATTGTAATTTTTCAAAGCCAGCGGGGCCAGATTGAATATTACTGGAGAAGTAGTGAGCCATTGACCATAATTGGGCTTTCCTGTACCGTTTCCCTCAATTTTATCATACGCTCCGCGCCGTTTTGAACCAAATGACGCTCCGATCAGATCAGTATTTACGCCAAGGTCGATCCGCCAGAACCGGAAATTAATCCCTGCAACAAAACTGATCCCGTTCGCAGATACATTGTTGTATTCCAGAAAATCTGCGTCCGACTTTTTGGAATAAAGATTTGTTCGCCCCGCATAATAGCCCCAGGCCCTGAGTCCCAGTCCAAACCGCAGCCAGGGAACACTATTTGGGCTTATCTCTTCATGATAAAGCACAGACGGAGCCCATGAGTTACTGTTAAAGCCTGAACCTACATCTACTCCTGCACTAACCTGTGACTGTCGCTGGCCGGTTACAGCATTACTTAATATTATAAATGTCAAAAACGGTAGTATGTGGAGAGCCTTCATTCGTAAAATAGAAATGTTATATCCCGAAAAGATATGTTAAAAAGATCCAATGAAGCAAATATAGTTTGCAGGATGCGAAGATTTGCGATATTGCGGATTTCCGATACGAATGCAGATTTGAATAATTATTAATCTTTACCACCTAAACCCATGACAAATCTCTTTACTGGACCGAAGCTATTAAAGCTCGGATTTCTGCTGTATCTGACGTTGCATTCTTCTGCGTTGCTCGCTCAGGACGTTGATAAGTTAGGTTTTCGCCCCCTATTTAATGGAAAAAACCTTGACGGCTGGATTGATGTAAATACTTCCAATGAGACTTGGAAGGTGAAAAACGGCACACTGATCTGTTCGGGTAAACCGATCGGAGTAATGCGCTCTGACCGGCAATACGAAAATTTCATACTGGAAGTAGAATGGAAACACATGGAAGCCGGCGGCAACTCCGGGATATTTGTCTGGAGCGAAGGTACGCCGCAGGAACATGATCCGCTTACAAAAGCAATCGAAGTACAAATGCTGGAACTCGAATACGCGCCCCAGCACAACGCAACAGAAGACTATGTGCATGGCGAGCTGTTTCCAACCATGGGCATGACTGCTATTCCCGATAATCCGCGTGGTATCAGAAGTAAATCCCTCGAAAAACGCTGCAAAGGAAAAGGCGAATGGAATAAATATGTTGTCGTTTGCGTCGACGGAACGGTGAAACTATCTGTGAACGGTAAATTCGTGAATGGGCTGCGGGCCTCAGAGCGCAAAAAAGGTTACATCTGCCTGGAAGCAGAGGGCGCCGAAATCCATTTCCGGAATATGCGGATTATGGAACTGCCGGGCGGCATTACTTCCCCCGAACAAACCGCGCCGCTCGTCAACTGACCTGTTTCCCGGCTTAACTTACGGACAGATATAAATTCACTTTTTACATGAAAATCTCCTTCGTTGGCGCCGGCAACGTCGCCTGGCACCTGGCCCAGGCATTCGAGGATGCCGGTCACTGGATTTGCGAAGTTTATAGCAGGGACACACAAAAGGCCCGGCAGCTGGCTTCCAATCTGTACGATACCAATATCCAGCCCGATCTCAATTTCTCTGAAAGCGAGGCTGAAATCATCGTCATCGCTGTGAGCGACGATGCCATCGAAAGTGTGCTGGAACGGATTGTTTTACCCGAGGGCGTTATTCTTGTGCATACTTCCGGTACGCGTTCCCTGGCGGAATTTCAGAACCTGGTGGAGATTTATAGCGACGTGTTTGTTCATACCGGCGTATTTTATCCCTTGCAGACCTTTACCAAAGACGCGGAAATGGATTATCGCGAGCTGCCGTTTTGCATTGAATCAAAAAACGAACTGATTGAAAATAAGTTGATCCAGCTTGCCCAAAGTGTGAGTGA
This Dyadobacter sp. UC 10 DNA region includes the following protein-coding sequences:
- the rpsI gene encoding 30S ribosomal protein S9, which gives rise to MEVINTIGRRKTAVARIYMTPGKGDIKVNGRDYKEYFPFEVHQIVLQQPFVTISGSNGYDIKVNVRGGGISGQAEAIRMAVSRALVEYNGEFRGALKKEGFLTRDPRMVERKKYGRAKARRRFQFSKR
- the tsf gene encoding translation elongation factor Ts produces the protein MAITAQDVNKLRQMTGAGMMDCKKALQEADGDFDKAVDILRKQGQKVAAKRADNTVSEGAVLVNISADGTNGKLVALACETEPVSNVEDFKNLAQSILDKASADNIADKEALLSAPLADGRPVSEHIVDLVGKLGEKLEIVAYENVTADQVVPYIHSNGKLGVLVAFGGVNGTDVNELGKDVAMQIAAMKPIALDKDEVDAATIEREIEVGKEQARAEGKPEAMLEKIAQGKLQKFYKDNTLLNQEFVKDSSLTIRQLLEKTGKGLTVTSFKRVAIGG
- the rplM gene encoding 50S ribosomal protein L13 is translated as MDTLSYKTISANKNTVNKEWVVVDAQDLVLGRLASEVAKIIRGKHKTSYTPHVDCGDNVIVINADKIKLTGKKMTDKIYVRHTGYPGGQRFQTPRELLEKHPARVIEKAVRGMLPKNRLGRRLFTNLFVYAAAEHPHSAQQPKQIQL
- a CDS encoding Rossmann-like and DUF2520 domain-containing protein — translated: MKISFVGAGNVAWHLAQAFEDAGHWICEVYSRDTQKARQLASNLYDTNIQPDLNFSESEAEIIVIAVSDDAIESVLERIVLPEGVILVHTSGTRSLAEFQNLVEIYSDVFVHTGVFYPLQTFTKDAEMDYRELPFCIESKNELIENKLIQLAQSVSDQVSRTDSDERFILHVAAVFANNFTNYLLSISHELLEREQLDFDLLKPLIKTTISKALQSNDPSLGQTGPARRGDWKTTGRHLEYLQETNEDWTEIYRLLTDKIRNTYISK
- a CDS encoding 3-keto-disaccharide hydrolase; the encoded protein is MTNLFTGPKLLKLGFLLYLTLHSSALLAQDVDKLGFRPLFNGKNLDGWIDVNTSNETWKVKNGTLICSGKPIGVMRSDRQYENFILEVEWKHMEAGGNSGIFVWSEGTPQEHDPLTKAIEVQMLELEYAPQHNATEDYVHGELFPTMGMTAIPDNPRGIRSKSLEKRCKGKGEWNKYVVVCVDGTVKLSVNGKFVNGLRASERKKGYICLEAEGAEIHFRNMRIMELPGGITSPEQTAPLVN
- the rpsB gene encoding 30S ribosomal protein S2, producing MAQIEYKELLDAGVHFGHLTRKWDPRMAPYIFMEKNGIHIIDLNKTLSCINDAEAALKQIVRSGRKIMFVATKKQAQEIVTEEAKRLKMPYVTDRWLGGMLTNFGTIRKSLKKMQTLEKMLKDETTVSNIAKRERLMLTREKDKLERVLGGVADLTRLPAALFIVDVKREHIAVAEAKRLNIPIFAICDTNSNPELVDFPIPSNDDAYKAISLITLAIGKAIEEGLMERKQDKDDQRMVEEEEAKRQVDKGNEEAAPAPRAEVAEEAAADGGEE
- a CDS encoding DUF3078 domain-containing protein translates to MSVKFQNLLAASFLLLLLFSFPSFSQNNVDLSNPINAGRLKTPGDTVWKKIEFGANLNQGSFSSNWTGGGVNSIALGLFFNALNEKKKGKNSWRNDFQSQYGIVRNKGQLSRKNVDRIFFDTKYNRELNSKWSLFANVNFLSQFGAGYIYSDSPDSSQVKKKVSGILSPAYLTEAIGIEFRPVPYFFIDFAPGALRQTIVVDKDLYVNTPDQKNYGVPIGKRVRTEAALIQIVANFDKDIAKDINLKFRYLMFSSFKHPLNIDNRLDAMLTAKINKYVNVNLGGIMVYDQDQSNDVQFAQALSIGFLYSF
- a CDS encoding RNA polymerase sigma factor, yielding MIENLFNDYVPHHASDEELVKLFLDSSDNFYFQKLYERYVLRVYQKCLSFTKDTSRAQDLTHDIFLKLLSRMSTFKEDAKFSTWLFSITYNHCMDLVRSGKRRIVTIYSENADQEDDFDIQKIFELEEINTISLKAALSHLNLEEKALLYLKYLDNRSIREISIIFKMTESAVKMRLMRSREKLRKKYLETVLFS